Proteins encoded by one window of Fibrobacterota bacterium:
- a CDS encoding ATP-binding protein, whose translation MKTLEKVLVSWSGGKDSCLMLHELVKDGRYEITALVCMVREHEQRICMHGVPVELLDRQAASLGFRLEKVFTTRESNYEAVMRSIVEKFTLMGVAKI comes from the coding sequence ATGAAGACGTTGGAAAAGGTTCTGGTATCGTGGAGCGGCGGTAAGGACAGTTGTCTGATGCTGCACGAACTCGTCAAGGACGGCCGCTATGAAATCACGGCGCTGGTCTGCATGGTCAGGGAGCATGAGCAACGGATCTGCATGCATGGGGTTCCCGTGGAGCTGCTGGACCGGCAGGCGGCATCGTTGGGATTCCGGCTGGAAAAGGTTTTTACGACCCGGGAATCGAATTATGAAGCAGTCATGAGATCCATCGTCGAAAAATTCACCCTGATGGGCGTTGCGAAGATA